From a region of the Tursiops truncatus isolate mTurTru1 chromosome 2, mTurTru1.mat.Y, whole genome shotgun sequence genome:
- the HMG20A gene encoding high mobility group protein 20A produces METLMTGSTLPPLFADEDGSKESNDLATTGITHPEVPYSSGASSSTNNPEFVEDLSQGQLLQNESSNTAEGNEQRHEDEQRSKRGGWSKGRKRKKPLRDSNAPKSPLTGYVRFMNERREQLRAKRPEVPFPEITRMLGNEWSKLPPEEKQRYLDEADRDKERYMKELEQYQKTEAYKVFSRKTQDRQKGKSHRQDAARQATHDHEKEAEVKERSVFDIPIFTEEFLNHSKAREAELRQLRKSNMEFEERNAALQKHVESMRTAVEKLEVDVIQERSRNTVLQQHLETLRQVLTSSFASMPLPGSGETPTVDTIDSYMNRLHSIILANPQDNENFIATVREVVNRLDR; encoded by the exons ATGGAAACCTTGATGACTGGTTCCACCCTGCCTCCCCTTTTTGCTGATGAAGATGGCTCCAAGGAGAGTAATGATCTGGCTACAACTGG GATAACCCACCCAGAGGTTCCATATAGTAGTGGAGCCTCATCATCCACAAATAATCCAGAATTTGTTGAGGATCTCTCCCAAGGTCAGTTGCTTCAGAATGAGTCTTCAAATACAGCAGAAGGCAATGAACAGAGGCACGAAGATGAG cAAAGAAGTAAACGAGGAGGTTGGtccaaaggaagaaagaggaagaaacctCTTCGAGACAGCAATGCACCTAAATCCCCCCTTACAGGATATGTTCGGTTCATGAATGAGCGTCGAGAACAGCTTCGAGCAAAAAGACCAGAAGTCCCATTTCCAGAAATTACAAGGATGTTAGGCAATGAATGGAGTAAACTTCCTCCAGAGGAAAAACAG CGCTACCTTGATGAAGCAGACAGAGATAAGGAGCGTTACATGAAGGAGCTGGAGCAGTATCAGAAGACTGAGGCCTACAAGGTTTTCAGTAGGAAAACCCAGGACCGTCAGAAAGGCAAATCTCATAGGCAAG atgCAGCCCGACAGGCTACTCATGATCATGAG aaagaagcagaggTAAAGGAACGGTCTGTTTTTGACATCCCTATATTTACAGAGGAATTCCTGAACCACAGCAAAG CTCGGGAGGCAGAGCTCCGTCAGCTTCGAAAATCCAACATGGAGTTTGAGGAAAGGAACGCAGCCCTGCAAAAGCACGTGGAGAGCATGCGCACAGCGGTGGAGAAGCTGGAGGTGGACGTGATCCAGGAGCGGAGCCGCAACACCGTCTTACAGCAGCACCTGGAGACCCTGCGGCAGGTGTTGACAAGCAGCTTCGCCAGCATGCCCTTGCCTG GAAGTGGAGAGACACCTACAGTGGACACTATCGACTCCTATATGAACAGACTGCACAGTATTATTTTAGCTAATCCCCAAGACAATGAAAACTTCATAGCTACAGTTCGAGAAGTTGTGAACAGGCTTGATCGTTAG